Within Candidatus Binataceae bacterium, the genomic segment CCGTATGAATCGTTTTCAAGCTCGGTCGAGCGCTTTTTGCGCGAGGCCAGCACCGATCCGAAGGTGCGCGCAATCAAGATGACGCTGTACCGCACTTCGCACGACGCCAGCCTGCTCGAATATCTGCTCGACGCCGCGCGCAACGGCAAGCAGGTCGCGGTAGTGGTCGAGTTGAAGGCGCGTTTCGACGAGGCGGCCAATATTCGCTTCGCCAATCAGCTCGAGGATTTCGGCATCCACGTCGTCTATGGCGTCGTCGGCCTCAAAACTCATTGCAAAGTGATCCAGGTGGTGCGCGAAGACTATACCGGGCTGCGCCGCTACGCCCATATCGGGACGGGCAACTACCATCCCGGGACGGCGCGGCTGTACGCGGACTTTGGGCTGCTGACGGTGGACGATCAGATCGGCCACGATCTCACTGAGCTGCTCAACTACCTGACGACCGGCTACCGGCCGGGACGTTCGTATCATAAATTACTGGCCGGTCCGGCGCTGCTGAAGCGCTCGTTGATCGAGCGGGTCGAACGCGAGATCGAGCTCAAACGCCGCAGCCCGGCGATGGATTGCCTGATTCAATTCAAGATGAACGCGCTCGAGGACGTCGACGTTACGCGGGCGCTCTATCAGGCTTCGCGCGCGGGCGTCAAAGTCGATCTAATCGTACGCGACACCTGTCGGCTGCGCCCCGGTCTGACGGGAGTTTCGGAAAACGTGCGGGTGGTGAGTATCATCGGGCGCTTTCTCGAACACGGCCGTATCTATTACTTCCGCAACGGCGGCGCCGAGGAGTATTACATCGGTTCGGCCGATTGTATGACGCGCAATCTCGAGAGCCGGGTGGAAGTGGTCGCGCCGGTTGAGAGCCCGAGTTTGCGCAGCGAATTGCGCGCGGTGATCGACGCCCAATTGCAGCCGAATCGATGCCGCTGGGTAATGCAGGCCGACGGTAGCTATACGCACGACGCTTCGGACGAAAGCTGCCAGCAATTGCTGATCGACCTCGCCGAGCGCTCTCGAAAACAGCGCCAGCGCAAGCGCCGTGGCTTCGCGCGGCGCAACCTGAAAAGCTAATCCCAGACGCCGGTAACGCGCCTGTCACGCGTGCGGATCTTTGCGTGCCCCAAGCGTGCGCGCGCAAAATCCTGTGGCTCATCGGCTGCAAGGGGAGCTCGATAATGGCGGAATACGACTACGACCTGGTAGTGATTGGTTCGGGACCGGCCGGTCATCATGCGGCGATCCAGGGGGCCAAGTTACGCAAGCGCGTGATGATCGTCGAGCGCAAGGCGATCGTCGGCGGCATCTGCGTCAATATCGGAACGATCCCGAGCAAGACCATGCGCGAAGCCGTGCTCTACCTGTCGGGCTATCGCGAGCATGGGGTCTACGGCGAATCCTACAAGGTGAAGGAAAAAATTACACTGGCGGATCTGCTGATGCGCGTGGATCCGGTGGTGCGCCACGAGATCGACGTGATGCGCCATCAGTTGCTGCGCAACAATATCGAATTGGTCCACGGCGATGCCGCTTTCGTTGACGCGCATACGCTGACGTTGAATTTCGGCGAGGGCCGCGGCCAGCGCAATGTGACGACGCAGTTCGTCCTGATCGCAACCGGCACCGAGGCGACGCGCGATCCCTTCCTGCCCGACGACCTCACCTGCGTTTATTCCAGCGACAACATCCTGCGCATGACCGAACTGCCGCAGACCCTGGCGGTGGTAGGGGCCGGCGTGATCGGCTGCGAGTACGCGAGCATGTTCGCGGCGCTGGGGGTGCGCGTGACGGTAGTGGACAAGCGGCCGCGCCTGCTGCCGTTCGTTGACGCCGAGGTGATTGAGGCGCTGCATTACCATTTGCGCGAGAAGCGCGTGATCCTGCGGCTCGGCGAAGAGGTTAACAACGTCGAGGTCATCGAGGAGGGGAACGGCAAGCGCGTCAAGACCAGCCTGGTCAGCGGCAAGCAGATCATCAGCGACAAGCTGCTGTCGAGTGTCGGCCGCACCGGCGCGACGCATAGCCTGCGGCTGGAAGCGGCAGGACTGGCCGCCGACGTGCGCGGGCGGCTGGCGGTGAATCAGGTGTTTCAAACCAGCGTGCCGAATATCTATGCCGCGGGCGACGTCGTCGGCTTTCCGAGCCTGGCCTCAACCTCAATGGAGCAGGGGCGGTACGCCGCCTGTCACGCCTTCGGCCAGGAGACGGTGCACGCGCGCGCTGTTCCCCTACGGCATCTACACGATTCCGGAGATTTCTTTCGTCGGTAAGACCGAAGAGGAATTGACCGAACAGAATGTGCCGTACGAGACCGGCAAGGCGCCGTATCGCGAGCTGCCGCGCGGCCAGATCGTCGGCGACAGCATCGGCTTTGTGAAGCTGCTGTTTCATCGCGAGACCCGCGAGCTGCTGGGCGTCCACATAATCGGCGAGGGCGCCGTCGAGCTCGTGCATATCGGGCAAGCGGTGCTGGCGCTGGGCGGCAAGGTGGATTATTTCTCACACCGTGTTCAACTATCCGACGCTCGCACAATGCTACAAAAATGCCGCGTTCGACGGCCTCAACCGCCTCGCGAGTTGAGAGCTGAGTCGGTCCCTCTATCTTTTACCTCGGAGTAGGGAACGCGTGCCGCCGGCTGATCCCTTAATTCACTGGCGTGAGTTTTATGCGTTGATCGGCGGCGCAGCGGCGACGCTCATCGGTCTGATGTTTGTTACGGCGTCGATCGGCGCCGGCGTCATCAGCGGTGAGCGACGAATCGGCATCCCGCTTTTTCTGTCACCGACCGTGGTGCATTTCGGGGCGGTGCTGGTGGTCTGCCTGATCGGCACGATACCGACCGAGAGCCGGGTATCGCTCGCCATTCTTCTGCTGCTCGGAGGGCTGTGTGGGCTCGGCTATGCGTTCTCGGTTCTGCGCCGTATGCGCAAGCATGGGGTGACGGTGAAGATCGACCTAATCGATCGGCTTTGGTACGCGCGCCTGCCGATCCTCGGTTACCTATTGGTCTGCGCCGCGGCACTCGGTTTCGCGACGCGCCGTGAAGGCAGTCCGAATCTGCTGGCGCTTGCCGTGATTCTGCTGCTCCTCGCGGGCATCCGCAACGCCTGGGATATGACCGTCTGGATTACCGAACGCCGTCAAGGTTAGTCTGCGGCCATGGCTGACGAGAATGCATCGGCGAGCCGATTCGCGCGTCTGACTGCGATCGTGCGCGAGCTGCGCGCGAAGTGCCCATGGGACCGCGAGCAAACCCTCGCGAGCCTCGGCAAGCATCTGATCGAGGAAGCCTACGAGGCCGCCGACGCGATCGTGGATGGCGCGCCCGAAGCGATCGCGGACGAGTTGGGCGATCTTGTGACGCAGGGAATTTTCGCAGCGATTATCGCGGAACAGGAAAAACACGCTTCCCTTGAGGCAATTCTTGATGGGGCCGCCGAGAAGCTGATCCGGCGGCATCCGCATGTTTACGCTGGGGCGCCGGCGGCGAATGCGGACGAGGTCATCGCCAACTGGAGCCGGATCAAGCAAGAAGAGCGCAGGAGCCGTGGCGCCAGTTCGGCGCTCGACGGCGTGGTGCGCGCGCTGCCCGCGCTGATGCGCGCAGAGAAGCTCGGTGCGCGGGCTCGCGATGCCGGCATGGACTGGGCGGATATCCACGCGGTGCTCGCCAAGGTGCGCGAGGAGATGGACGAGGTGGAGGGGGCGCTGGCGCGCAACGACGCGGACGCGGCGGCTGAGGAGTTGGGCGACATGCTGCTCGCGCTCGCTAATGCGCCGCGCTTCGTGGGCCATAGCGCCGAGGAGACGTTGCGGCGGGCCTGCGACAAGTTCACCCTGCGCTTCGGCAAGGTCGAGTCGCTGGCCGCGAGTCGCGGCGTCGTGCTCACGCAACTCGACGCGGAACAGCTCGACGAATTGTGGCAGGCGGCTAAGCGCTAGGGGAGCCTTCGCAGAAGTTAAGGTGTGGATTTTGCCGGGCGGCCGCAATTAAAGGATCAGGGATTCCTTGCTACCCTCAGATGACAAAAGTGACTTCGTGCTCGAGAACGCAGCAACGTCGGAATTGACCGGGGCGGCGGCCACTGTTAAAGGTTACGGGTCATGCCGCATATTCCAGTTCATCCCTCAGCCGAGAAGCGCCATCGCCAGAGCGTCAAGCGTCAGGCGCGCAATCGGGTAATCAAAACACGCGTCCGCACGGCCGCCAAGAACGCCGCCGAAGCGATCGCGGGCAGCGATCGCGAGAAGGCGCAGACCGCGTTGCGTACCGCCGCGAGTCTGCTGCAGAAGGCCGCCAGCAAAGGCGCGATTAAGCGCAACACGGCCGCGCGTAAAATCGCGCGCCTCTCCCGCCGGCTCCATCGCGCACAGGCGGCAGCGACTACCTGAGTTCCGGCGCCGCGAACTTGCTTCAGGCGCCGCCAGGCGTAATCAAATCGAGCAGCATCGCGGCGATCGCTGACTCCCGCTCCTTCAGCAGACCCGCTTTGAAGCGCTCGTCGAGCGCGCAGGCGCGGCTGTGCGCCGCGCGCAGCGCGACGAGTCCAAGGATGCGCGCGCCGGCGATCGCGCGCGTCATCATCGAGCTAGAGGGTGGCAGGCCCATCACGCTCGCGATCGCCGCCGGGCTCTCGCGCCGCGCCAGCATCGTGGCGGCAAGCAGCATCCGCCGGATCAGTGGAATTATTTCGACCGCGAGCAATTCGATCGGATCGCGGCCGGTCTGGATCGCGCGGCTCAAAAGGCCGAGGGCTTCGTTGGCGTTGCCGCGCGTGATGGCGTCTGCGAGCTCGAACAGGTCGGGGACCCGGCTCGCGCCCGAGGCGTCGAAGTCTTTGGCTGCCAGCGTCTGACCCTCGCGAGCTGTGATCGCCGCGCGATTGATCGCATTGGCGGCGGCGCAGAGGTCGCTGCCGTGACGTGCTCCCAGCAGCTCAATTGCGGAAGGGGCGAGCTTGAGGCCGGCGTTACGTGCGAAGAGCTCGGCATACTGTGCGAGCTGATTGTCGAAAGGGCGCGCACAATTGACCGCCACGCCGCGAGCCTCGAAGAGCCGGCGGAGCTTTGCCGGCGCTTGGTCGCGCTCGCAGACCAGGGCGAAGCGCACCGACGCGGGCAGCCGCTCGAGTGCGGCAATGAGGGCAGGCTCGCCGCCGGCGTCCGCGCCGCGGGAGCGATCTTCGGCAACATCTTTGGCCACTTCTTCGGCGCCGCCGCGCTCGCGCCAGGCGCGCGTCATGCGGCAGACAACCAGGCGTTTCGGCGCGAACAGATCGCCGCTTTCAAGCTCACCCGTGATCGCGCCGAGATCATCGCCGCCGCCGAGCTGAAAAATGCGGCGGGCGAAGCCTTCGCCGGCCAGACGCCGGCGTAGCGCATCGAGCGCGTACTCGCGGATGAAGACTTGCGGCCCGGCGAGCGCGACTAAAGGAGGCGGCGGGCGCTCCTGAGCGAGGGCGCGCAGGAAGACGAGGGCGGTTTCAGCCGGCACGGCGCGGTGGCTCGGAGCCCTCGAGCATGGCTAGAAGCCTTCACTCATCGAGGCGTAAAGATTCTGCGCCAGCAAC encodes:
- the rpsT gene encoding 30S ribosomal protein S20, yielding MPHIPVHPSAEKRHRQSVKRQARNRVIKTRVRTAAKNAAEAIAGSDREKAQTALRTAASLLQKAASKGAIKRNTAARKIARLSRRLHRAQAAATT
- a CDS encoding FAD-dependent oxidoreductase, translating into MAEYDYDLVVIGSGPAGHHAAIQGAKLRKRVMIVERKAIVGGICVNIGTIPSKTMREAVLYLSGYREHGVYGESYKVKEKITLADLLMRVDPVVRHEIDVMRHQLLRNNIELVHGDAAFVDAHTLTLNFGEGRGQRNVTTQFVLIATGTEATRDPFLPDDLTCVYSSDNILRMTELPQTLAVVGAGVIGCEYASMFAALGVRVTVVDKRPRLLPFVDAEVIEALHYHLREKRVILRLGEEVNNVEVIEEGNGKRVKTSLVSGKQIISDKLLSSVGRTGATHSLRLEAAGLAADVRGRLAVNQVFQTSVPNIYAAGDVVGFPSLASTSMEQGRYAACHAFGQETVHARAVPLRHLHDSGDFFRR
- the mazG gene encoding nucleoside triphosphate pyrophosphohydrolase: MADENASASRFARLTAIVRELRAKCPWDREQTLASLGKHLIEEAYEAADAIVDGAPEAIADELGDLVTQGIFAAIIAEQEKHASLEAILDGAAEKLIRRHPHVYAGAPAANADEVIANWSRIKQEERRSRGASSALDGVVRALPALMRAEKLGARARDAGMDWADIHAVLAKVREEMDEVEGALARNDADAAAEELGDMLLALANAPRFVGHSAEETLRRACDKFTLRFGKVESLAASRGVVLTQLDAEQLDELWQAAKR